In Streptomyces sp. SN-593, a single genomic region encodes these proteins:
- the orn gene encoding oligoribonuclease, whose translation MNDRMVWIDCEMTGLSLAHDALIEVAALVTDSELNILGEGVDIVIRPPAEALETMPEIVRQMHTASGLLEELPGGVGMAEAEKVVLDYIREHVAEPRKAPLCGNSVSTDRGFLARDMPALEQHLHYRIVDVSSIKELSRRWYPRAYFNSPEKNGNHRALADIRESIAELRYYREAVFVPAPGPDTDTARAIAAKHVVPPSPHPAG comes from the coding sequence ATGAACGACCGGATGGTGTGGATCGACTGTGAGATGACCGGCCTCTCCCTGGCGCACGACGCGCTCATCGAGGTGGCCGCGCTCGTCACCGACTCCGAGCTGAACATCCTCGGCGAGGGGGTGGACATCGTGATCCGCCCGCCCGCCGAGGCGCTGGAGACGATGCCGGAGATCGTCCGGCAGATGCACACCGCCTCCGGGCTGCTGGAGGAGCTGCCCGGAGGGGTCGGCATGGCCGAGGCGGAGAAGGTCGTCCTGGACTACATCCGCGAACACGTCGCCGAGCCCCGCAAGGCGCCGCTGTGCGGCAACTCCGTCTCCACCGACCGCGGCTTCCTCGCCCGGGACATGCCGGCGCTGGAGCAGCACCTGCACTACCGCATCGTGGACGTCTCCTCGATCAAGGAGCTGTCCCGGCGCTGGTACCCGCGGGCCTACTTCAACAGCCCGGAGAAGAACGGCAACCACCGCGCGCTCGCCGACATCCGCGAGTCCATCGCCGAACTGCGCTACTACCGCGAGGCGGTCTTCGTACCGGCCCCCGGACCGGACACGGACACCGCCCGCGCGATCGCCGCGAAGCACGTCGTCCCGCCGTCCCCGCACCCGGCCGGATAA
- a CDS encoding cellulose binding domain-containing protein produces the protein MRRPTRTAALSVAAVTAAAAATTLLPALGTGTAAGATPSCTVAYSVTNQWDTGFQGNVVITNNAAATTSWKLTFDFAGGQHVTQGWNGTWSQSGTTVSATSASYNAAIPTGGSVSAGFLADFSGANPSPTSFALNGTTCNEDGGTTPPTSPPGDGDGGTGDPAPPKLHVSGNQLVDSTGKKVVLHGVNRSGTEFACAQGYGIFDGPVDDAAIDAIKSWKGVNAVRVPLNEDCWEGLSYVPAEYGGAAYISAITDWVNRLVAHGITPIVELHWTHGQYTGNSAGCSDVNATCQKPMPDAQYAIPFWRDVADTFKSDTSVVFDLFNEPYPDRATSTAEQAWTCWRDGGTCPGIGYQVAGMQDLVDAVRGTGAQNVIMLGGVAYSNDETGWLAHEPTDPAGNLAASLHVYNFNTCANQSCWDSQIAPVAARVPLVAGEIGENTCAHSFTDTFMNWLDAHGLSYLGWTWNTWDCSSGPSLISSYDGTPTAYGQGLKNHLAALG, from the coding sequence ATGCGACGACCCACGCGCACCGCGGCGCTCTCCGTCGCCGCCGTCACCGCCGCGGCGGCCGCCACCACGCTGCTGCCCGCCCTGGGCACCGGCACCGCCGCCGGCGCCACCCCCTCCTGCACGGTCGCCTACTCGGTCACCAACCAGTGGGACACCGGGTTCCAGGGCAACGTCGTGATCACCAACAACGCGGCGGCCACCACCAGTTGGAAGCTCACCTTCGACTTCGCCGGCGGCCAGCACGTCACCCAGGGCTGGAACGGCACGTGGTCGCAGTCCGGAACGACCGTGAGCGCGACCTCCGCGTCGTACAACGCGGCGATCCCCACCGGCGGCAGCGTCAGCGCCGGGTTCCTCGCCGACTTCTCCGGCGCGAACCCGAGCCCGACCTCGTTCGCGCTCAACGGCACGACCTGCAACGAGGACGGCGGCACCACTCCCCCGACCAGCCCGCCGGGAGACGGCGACGGCGGCACCGGCGACCCGGCCCCACCGAAACTCCACGTCTCCGGCAACCAGTTGGTGGACTCCACCGGCAAGAAGGTCGTGCTGCACGGCGTGAACCGCTCCGGCACCGAGTTCGCCTGCGCCCAGGGATACGGCATCTTCGACGGACCGGTGGACGACGCGGCGATCGACGCGATCAAGAGCTGGAAGGGCGTCAACGCGGTGCGCGTGCCGCTCAACGAGGACTGCTGGGAGGGCCTTTCGTACGTGCCCGCCGAGTACGGCGGCGCCGCCTACATCAGCGCGATCACCGACTGGGTGAACCGCCTCGTCGCGCACGGCATCACCCCGATCGTCGAGCTGCACTGGACGCACGGGCAGTACACGGGCAACTCGGCGGGCTGCTCGGACGTCAACGCCACCTGCCAGAAGCCGATGCCGGACGCGCAGTACGCGATCCCGTTCTGGCGCGACGTCGCGGACACCTTCAAGTCCGACACCTCGGTCGTCTTCGACCTGTTCAACGAGCCCTACCCGGACCGCGCCACGTCCACCGCCGAGCAGGCGTGGACCTGCTGGCGGGACGGCGGCACCTGCCCGGGCATCGGCTACCAGGTGGCCGGCATGCAGGACCTGGTCGACGCGGTGCGCGGCACCGGCGCGCAGAACGTGATCATGCTCGGCGGGGTGGCGTACTCCAACGACGAGACCGGCTGGCTGGCCCACGAGCCGACCGACCCGGCCGGGAACCTCGCCGCGTCGCTGCACGTGTACAACTTCAACACCTGCGCCAACCAGTCCTGCTGGGACAGCCAGATCGCCCCGGTCGCCGCGCGGGTGCCGCTGGTGGCCGGCGAGATCGGTGAGAACACCTGCGCGCACTCGTTCACCGACACCTTCATGAACTGGCTGGACGCGCACGGGCTGTCGTACCTGGGCTGGACCTGGAACACCTGGGACTGCTCCTCCGGCCCGTCGCTGATCTCGTCCTACGACGGGACGCCGACCGCCTACGGGCAGGGCCTCAAGAACCATCTGGCCGCGCTGGGTTGA
- a CDS encoding helix-turn-helix domain-containing protein: MSQESSSGTAADTPSQAPSASPRAIRKLSARRRPEVVAVLLFSGGPIFESSIPLSVFGIDRQDAGVPRYRLLVCAGEEGALRTTGGLELTAPYGLEALARAGTVVVPTWRSISQAPPPEALDAIRRAHEEGARIIGLCTGAFVLAAAGLLDGRPATTHWMYAPTLAKRYPSVHVDPRELFVDDGDVLTSAGTAAGIDLCLHVVRTDHGTDAAAALARRLVVPPRRADWQTGPRHMDRSLPEEIGADPLAEVVAWALEHLHEQFDVEALAARAYMSRRTFDRRFRSLTGSAPLQWLITQRVLQAQRLLETSDYSVDEVAGRCGFRSPVALRGHFRRQLGSSPASYRAAYRARRPQDDGDRDRDRDRTVSPSDVPPARRGGLGGPAAGPSHGYGNAHGNAHGSAHSAVPGVGAGGGPGSGSGGGSQVLAAPAKGDPDAYSTSARVPEQSGRPDPADGAARGRLRAGRGLGAALPGPRDRP, translated from the coding sequence ATGAGCCAGGAGTCCAGTTCCGGTACGGCGGCGGACACTCCGTCGCAAGCACCATCGGCATCGCCTCGCGCCATCCGCAAGCTCTCCGCGCGCCGCCGGCCCGAGGTGGTCGCGGTGCTGCTCTTCAGCGGTGGTCCGATCTTCGAGAGTTCCATACCCCTGTCCGTCTTCGGCATCGACCGGCAGGACGCGGGCGTGCCCCGCTACCGGCTGCTGGTCTGTGCCGGCGAGGAGGGTGCGCTGCGCACCACCGGCGGGCTCGAACTGACCGCGCCCTACGGCCTTGAGGCGCTCGCCCGGGCCGGCACCGTGGTCGTGCCCACCTGGCGCTCGATATCCCAGGCGCCTCCGCCCGAGGCCCTGGACGCGATCCGCCGCGCGCACGAGGAGGGTGCCCGGATCATCGGGCTGTGCACCGGTGCCTTCGTGCTCGCCGCCGCCGGACTGCTGGACGGCCGCCCGGCCACCACGCACTGGATGTACGCGCCGACGCTCGCCAAGCGCTACCCGTCGGTGCACGTGGACCCGCGGGAGCTCTTCGTCGACGACGGCGACGTGCTCACCTCCGCCGGGACCGCGGCCGGCATCGACCTGTGCCTGCACGTGGTGCGCACCGACCACGGTACGGACGCGGCCGCCGCGCTCGCCCGCCGGCTGGTCGTGCCGCCGCGCCGGGCGGACTGGCAGACCGGCCCGCGGCACATGGACCGCTCTTTACCCGAGGAGATCGGCGCGGACCCGCTGGCCGAGGTCGTCGCGTGGGCGCTGGAGCACCTCCACGAGCAGTTCGACGTCGAGGCGCTGGCCGCGCGCGCGTACATGAGCCGGCGCACCTTCGACCGACGGTTCCGCTCGCTGACCGGCAGCGCACCGTTGCAGTGGCTGATCACGCAGCGGGTGCTCCAGGCGCAGCGGCTGCTGGAGACGTCCGACTACTCCGTCGACGAGGTGGCCGGACGCTGCGGTTTCCGCTCGCCGGTGGCGCTGCGCGGGCACTTCCGACGCCAGCTCGGCTCCTCCCCCGCGTCGTACCGTGCCGCCTACCGCGCCCGTCGGCCGCAGGACGACGGCGACCGGGACCGCGACCGGGACCGGACCGTGTCTCCGTCCGACGTGCCGCCCGCACGCCGGGGCGGGCTGGGGGGCCCGGCGGCGGGCCCGTCACACGGCTACGGAAACGCGCACGGCAACGCTCATGGGAGCGCTCACAGCGCCGTTCCCGGGGTGGGAGCGGGCGGCGGACCGGGCAGCGGCTCGGGCGGCGGCTCGCAGGTGCTGGCCGCCCCGGCCAAGGGCGACCCGGACGCGTACAGCACCTCCGCGCGCGTCCCGGAGCAGTCCGGGCGGCCCGATCCGGCCGACGGGGCGGCGCGCGGGCGGCTGCGCGCCGGACGTGGTCTGGGTGCCGCCCTCCCCGGACCACGGGATCGCCCTTAG
- a CDS encoding acetyl/propionyl/methylcrotonyl-CoA carboxylase subunit alpha: MFDTVLVANRGEIAVRVMRTLREAGVRSAAVFTEADADARHVREADSAVRVDSYLSAAELVRAAGEAGAQAVHPGYGFLAENAGFARACARAGLVFIGPPADAIELMGDKIRAKQTVRAAGVPVVPGSSGSGLTDDELAEAAREIGMPVLLKPSAGGGGKGMRLVRDAARLPEEIAAARREARGSFGDDTLLVERWIDRPRHIEIQVLADAHGNVVHLGERECSLQRRHQKVIEEAPSVLLDPATREAMGEAAVQAARSCGYTGAGTVEFIVPGADPAAYYFMEMNTRLQVEHPVTELVTGLDLVEWQLRVACGEPLDFGQQDVTLTGHAIEARICAETARPGDGGVDFLPSAGTVLELREPTGPGVRVDSGLAPGTEVGTAYDPMLAKVIAYGPDRATALRRLRAALAGTVVLGLETNTGFLRRLLAHPDVAAGRLDTGLIDRDAGLLVPDGVPDEVYAAAALLRQRALAAETEGGGWVDPFSVPSGWRLGGEPAWTVHHLRVPGRDPVRVGVRDGRVRIGDGPQAQARIEVTGSRVALYREGTVCTFDAAGDWLGRDGDSWHVQAYDPVAAALRGAAAGAGGGALTAPMPGTVTVVKVAKGERVVAGQSLLVVEAMKMEHVIAAPHDGTVAEIDVAAGTAVAMDQVLAVVTPDGSPDGSPDASPDGNGEAS, translated from the coding sequence ATGTTCGACACCGTGCTGGTCGCCAACCGGGGAGAGATCGCGGTGCGGGTGATGCGCACCCTGCGCGAGGCGGGGGTGCGGTCGGCCGCGGTGTTCACCGAGGCGGACGCCGACGCCCGGCACGTACGGGAGGCCGACAGCGCGGTGCGGGTGGACAGTTACCTGTCGGCGGCCGAACTGGTCCGCGCGGCGGGCGAGGCCGGCGCGCAGGCGGTCCACCCCGGATACGGGTTCCTCGCCGAGAACGCGGGCTTCGCCCGGGCCTGCGCCCGGGCCGGCCTGGTCTTCATCGGACCGCCGGCGGACGCGATCGAGCTGATGGGCGACAAGATCCGGGCCAAGCAGACGGTGCGCGCGGCCGGTGTGCCGGTGGTGCCCGGCAGCAGCGGCAGCGGGCTGACCGACGACGAACTGGCCGAGGCGGCGCGGGAGATCGGCATGCCGGTGCTCCTCAAGCCGTCGGCGGGCGGTGGCGGCAAGGGCATGCGGCTGGTCCGGGACGCGGCGCGGCTGCCCGAGGAGATCGCGGCGGCCCGCCGGGAGGCGCGCGGCTCGTTCGGCGACGACACGCTGCTGGTGGAGCGGTGGATCGACCGCCCCCGGCACATCGAGATCCAGGTGCTGGCCGACGCGCACGGCAACGTGGTGCACCTGGGCGAGCGGGAGTGCTCACTGCAACGCCGCCACCAGAAGGTGATCGAGGAGGCGCCCTCGGTCCTGCTGGATCCGGCTACCCGGGAGGCGATGGGCGAGGCCGCGGTGCAGGCGGCGCGTTCCTGCGGGTACACCGGCGCGGGCACCGTGGAGTTCATCGTGCCGGGCGCGGACCCGGCCGCGTACTACTTCATGGAGATGAACACCCGGCTCCAGGTGGAGCACCCGGTCACGGAGCTGGTGACCGGACTGGACCTGGTGGAGTGGCAGTTGCGGGTGGCCTGCGGCGAGCCGCTGGACTTCGGCCAGCAGGACGTCACGCTCACCGGGCACGCGATCGAGGCGCGGATCTGCGCGGAGACGGCGCGGCCGGGCGACGGCGGAGTGGACTTCCTGCCGTCGGCGGGCACCGTACTGGAGCTGCGCGAGCCGACCGGTCCCGGTGTGCGGGTGGACTCGGGCCTGGCGCCGGGCACCGAGGTCGGCACCGCGTACGACCCGATGCTCGCCAAGGTCATCGCGTACGGCCCGGACCGGGCGACGGCGCTGCGCCGGCTGCGGGCGGCGCTGGCCGGCACCGTGGTGCTGGGGCTGGAGACGAACACCGGCTTCCTGCGCCGGCTGCTGGCCCATCCGGACGTGGCCGCCGGCCGGTTGGACACCGGACTCATCGACCGGGACGCGGGCCTGCTGGTGCCGGACGGCGTGCCCGACGAGGTGTACGCGGCGGCGGCGCTGCTGCGGCAGCGCGCGCTGGCCGCGGAGACGGAGGGCGGCGGATGGGTCGATCCCTTCTCGGTGCCGAGCGGATGGCGGCTGGGAGGGGAGCCGGCCTGGACGGTGCACCATCTGCGGGTGCCCGGCCGCGACCCGGTGCGGGTGGGGGTGCGCGACGGCCGGGTCAGGATCGGCGACGGCCCGCAGGCGCAGGCGCGGATCGAGGTGACCGGGTCGCGGGTGGCGCTGTACCGCGAGGGCACCGTGTGCACGTTCGACGCGGCGGGAGACTGGCTCGGCCGGGACGGCGACAGCTGGCACGTGCAGGCGTACGACCCGGTGGCGGCGGCCCTGCGCGGGGCGGCGGCGGGTGCCGGGGGCGGTGCGCTGACGGCGCCGATGCCCGGCACGGTCACGGTGGTGAAGGTGGCCAAGGGCGAGCGGGTGGTGGCCGGGCAGAGCCTGCTGGTGGTGGAGGCGATGAAGATGGAGCACGTGATCGCCGCACCGCATGACGGCACGGTGGCCGAGATCGACGTCGCCGCGGGCACGGCGGTGGCGATGGACCAGGTGCTGGCGGTGGTCACTCCGGACGGCTCCCCGGACGGCTCCCCGGACGCCTCGCCGGACGGGAACGGGGAGGCGTCATGA
- a CDS encoding acyl-CoA dehydrogenase family protein, with product MSIDHRLSEEHESLRATVEEFAHDVIAPKIGDFYERGEFPYEIVREMGRMGLFGLPFPEEYGGMGGDYFALGLALEELARVDSSVAITLEAGVSLGAMPVFRFGTEEQKRTWLPRLCSGEMLGAFGLTEPECGSDAGGTRTTARLDETTGEWVINGTKCFITNSGTDITGLVTVTAVTGRKEDGRPRISSIIVPSGTPGFTVSKKYSKVGWNASDTRELSFADCRVPRANLLGEEGRGYAQFLRILDEGRIAISALATGLAQGCLDESLAYARQRKAFGRPIGANQAIQFKLADMEMRAYTARLAWRDAASRLVRGEDFKKEAALAKLYSSEIAVTNAREATQVHGGYGFMNEYPVARMWRDAKILEIGEGTSEVQRMLIARELGVTE from the coding sequence ATGTCGATCGACCACCGTCTGTCCGAGGAGCACGAGTCGCTGCGGGCGACCGTCGAGGAGTTCGCCCACGACGTGATCGCGCCGAAGATCGGCGACTTCTACGAGCGGGGCGAGTTCCCGTACGAGATCGTGCGGGAGATGGGGCGGATGGGCCTGTTCGGGCTGCCGTTCCCGGAGGAGTACGGCGGGATGGGCGGGGACTACTTCGCGCTCGGGCTCGCGCTGGAGGAACTGGCCCGGGTCGACTCCTCGGTGGCGATCACCCTGGAGGCGGGGGTGTCGCTGGGCGCGATGCCGGTCTTCCGGTTCGGCACCGAGGAGCAGAAGCGGACCTGGCTGCCGCGGCTGTGCTCGGGCGAGATGCTCGGCGCCTTCGGGCTGACCGAGCCGGAGTGCGGCTCGGACGCGGGCGGCACCCGGACCACCGCGCGGCTGGACGAGACGACCGGCGAGTGGGTGATCAACGGCACGAAGTGCTTCATCACCAACTCCGGCACCGACATCACCGGCCTGGTCACGGTGACCGCGGTGACCGGCCGCAAGGAGGACGGGCGGCCGCGGATCTCCTCGATCATCGTGCCCTCCGGGACCCCCGGCTTCACGGTGTCCAAGAAGTACAGCAAGGTCGGCTGGAACGCCTCGGACACCCGGGAGCTGTCGTTCGCGGACTGCCGGGTCCCGCGGGCGAACCTGCTGGGCGAGGAGGGCCGGGGGTACGCCCAGTTCCTGCGGATCCTCGACGAGGGCCGGATCGCGATCTCCGCGCTGGCCACCGGACTGGCCCAGGGCTGCCTGGACGAGTCGCTGGCGTACGCGCGGCAGCGCAAGGCGTTCGGCCGGCCGATCGGCGCCAACCAGGCGATCCAGTTCAAGCTCGCGGACATGGAGATGCGTGCCTACACCGCGCGCCTGGCCTGGCGGGACGCGGCGTCGCGCCTGGTGCGCGGCGAGGACTTCAAGAAGGAGGCCGCGCTGGCGAAGCTCTACAGCTCCGAGATCGCGGTGACCAACGCCCGCGAGGCCACCCAGGTGCACGGCGGATACGGCTTCATGAACGAGTACCCGGTGGCCCGGATGTGGCGCGACGCCAAGATCCTGGAGATCGGCGAGGGCACCAGCGAGGTGCAGCGGATGCTGATCGCGAGGGAGCTGGGCGTGACCGAGTGA
- the glmS gene encoding glutamine--fructose-6-phosphate transaminase (isomerizing) gives MCGIVGYIGRRDVAPLLLEGLQRLEYRGYDSAGIAITGRSGELRTVKAKGRVRDLEARVPKRFAGTTGIAHTRWATHGAPSDANAHPHLDAGGTVAVVHNGIIDNASELRVRLTAEGTVFGSETDTEVLAHLIARSQADTLEQRVSEALRAVEGTYGLAVLHRDFPDRIVVARNGSPVVLGIGEKEMFVASDVAALVAHTRQVVTLADGEMATLKADDFRTYTTEGSRTTATPTTVEWEAESYDMGGHDTYMHKEIAEQAEAVDRVLRGRIDDKFATVHLGGLNLDPREARSVRRIKILGCGTSYHAGQIGAQLIEELARIPADAEPASEFRYRNPVVDPDTLYVAVSQSGETYDVLAAVQELKRKGARVLGVVNVVGSAIAREADGGTYVHAGPEVCVVSTKCFTNTVVAFALLALHLGRIRDLSVADGRRIIEGLRRLPGQIDEILKAEPEIKRLALHFADAKSMLFIGRVRGYPVAREASLKLKEVSYIHAEAYPASELKHGPLALVEPAMPTVAIVPDDDLLEKNRAALEEIKARSGRILAVAHQEQEKADHTIIVPKNEDELDPILMGIPLQLFAYHTALALGRDIDKPRNLAKSVTVE, from the coding sequence ATGTGCGGAATTGTCGGCTACATCGGCAGGCGTGACGTGGCACCGCTGCTGCTGGAGGGCCTGCAGCGACTGGAGTACCGGGGCTACGACTCGGCCGGCATCGCGATCACCGGCCGGTCGGGCGAACTGCGCACGGTCAAGGCCAAGGGCCGGGTGCGCGACCTGGAGGCCCGCGTCCCCAAGCGCTTCGCCGGCACCACCGGCATCGCGCACACCCGCTGGGCGACCCACGGCGCGCCCAGCGACGCCAACGCCCACCCGCACCTGGACGCGGGCGGCACGGTCGCCGTCGTGCACAACGGCATCATCGACAACGCCTCCGAGCTGCGCGTCCGGCTCACCGCCGAGGGCACCGTGTTCGGCTCCGAGACCGACACCGAGGTGCTCGCCCACCTCATCGCCCGCTCGCAGGCCGACACGCTGGAGCAGCGGGTCAGCGAGGCACTGCGCGCGGTCGAGGGCACCTACGGCCTCGCGGTGCTGCACCGCGACTTCCCGGACCGGATCGTGGTGGCCCGCAACGGCTCGCCGGTGGTGCTCGGCATCGGCGAGAAGGAGATGTTCGTCGCCTCCGACGTGGCCGCGCTCGTCGCCCACACCCGCCAGGTCGTCACGCTCGCGGACGGCGAGATGGCCACCCTCAAGGCCGACGACTTCCGCACCTACACCACCGAGGGCTCCCGGACCACCGCCACGCCGACCACCGTGGAGTGGGAGGCCGAGTCGTACGACATGGGCGGCCACGACACGTACATGCACAAGGAGATCGCCGAGCAGGCCGAGGCGGTGGACCGGGTGCTGCGCGGGCGGATCGACGACAAGTTCGCCACGGTCCACCTCGGCGGCCTGAACCTGGACCCGCGCGAGGCCCGGAGCGTGCGGCGGATCAAGATCCTCGGCTGCGGCACCAGCTACCATGCCGGCCAGATCGGCGCGCAGCTCATCGAGGAGCTGGCCCGTATCCCCGCGGACGCCGAGCCGGCCTCGGAGTTCCGCTACCGCAACCCGGTCGTGGACCCCGACACGCTCTACGTCGCGGTGTCCCAGTCCGGCGAGACGTACGACGTGCTGGCGGCGGTGCAGGAACTCAAGCGCAAGGGCGCGCGGGTCCTGGGCGTGGTCAACGTGGTGGGGTCGGCCATCGCCCGGGAGGCGGACGGCGGGACCTACGTGCACGCCGGGCCCGAGGTCTGCGTGGTGTCCACGAAGTGCTTCACCAACACGGTGGTGGCCTTCGCGCTGCTCGCCCTGCACCTGGGCCGGATCAGGGACCTGTCGGTGGCCGACGGGCGGCGGATCATCGAGGGGCTGCGCCGGCTGCCGGGCCAGATCGACGAGATCCTCAAGGCCGAGCCGGAGATCAAGCGGCTGGCGCTGCACTTCGCGGACGCGAAGTCGATGCTCTTCATCGGCCGGGTGCGGGGCTACCCGGTGGCCCGCGAGGCGTCGCTGAAGCTGAAGGAGGTCAGCTACATCCACGCCGAGGCGTACCCGGCCTCCGAGCTGAAGCACGGCCCGCTGGCGCTGGTCGAGCCGGCGATGCCGACGGTGGCGATCGTGCCGGACGACGACCTGCTGGAGAAGAACCGGGCCGCCCTGGAGGAGATCAAGGCCCGCAGCGGCCGCATCCTCGCCGTGGCCCACCAGGAGCAGGAGAAGGCCGACCACACGATCATCGTGCCGAAGAACGAGGACGAACTGGACCCGATCCTGATGGGCATCCCGCTCCAGCTCTTCGCCTACCACACCGCCCTGGCGCTCGGCCGGGACATCGACAAGCCGCGCAACCTGGCGAAGTCGGTCACGGTGGAGTGA
- a CDS encoding universal stress protein translates to MAGHEIPEPADGRPIADEATVPELATARHHSCDPAFRHGVVVGFDGSVSSERALSYAIGMARRTRSALIIVHVANRLPATVWAGCEPPVFVDVPDHRTEVLGLELACADYLAEISWVLVERGGDICHELEEVGKEYEADAIVVGGTHGMVGRIFGSVAGRLARRAQRPVVVIP, encoded by the coding sequence ATGGCCGGTCATGAGATTCCCGAGCCCGCCGACGGCAGGCCGATCGCCGACGAGGCGACGGTTCCCGAGCTGGCCACCGCGCGGCACCACTCCTGCGATCCGGCCTTCCGGCACGGCGTCGTCGTCGGCTTCGACGGGTCCGTCTCCAGCGAGCGCGCGCTGTCGTACGCGATCGGGATGGCCCGTAGGACCCGGTCCGCACTGATCATCGTCCATGTCGCCAACCGGCTGCCGGCCACCGTCTGGGCCGGCTGCGAGCCGCCGGTCTTCGTGGACGTGCCCGACCACCGCACCGAGGTGCTCGGCCTGGAACTGGCCTGCGCCGACTACCTCGCCGAGATCTCCTGGGTGCTGGTGGAGCGCGGCGGCGACATCTGCCACGAGTTGGAGGAGGTCGGCAAGGAGTACGAAGCCGACGCCATCGTGGTGGGCGGCACGCACGGCATGGTCGGCCGGATCTTCGGCTCGGTGGCCGGGCGGCTGGCCCGGCGGGCGCAGCGACCGGTGGTGGTCATTCCGTGA
- a CDS encoding hydroxymethylglutaryl-CoA lyase encodes MTSDATDHGSVLSAGLPMAVPMPGLPGHVRIHEVGARDGLQNEKSTVATEVKAQFVHRLAEAGLTTIEVTSFVHPTWVPQLADAAELMPRLADLAARPELRLPVLVPNGRGLERALELGVREIAVFGSSTESFARANLNRTVAESLAMFEPVVARARDEGLRVRGYLSMCFGDPWEGPVPVARAARAARRLYELGCTEVSLGDTIGVATPGHVVALLDELTAGGVPIGHLAVHFHDTYGQALANTLAALQRGVGVVDASAGGLGGCPYAKSATGNLATEDLVWMLHGLGIETGVDLDRLSATSAWMAEQLGRPSPSRTVRALTHREP; translated from the coding sequence ATGACGTCCGACGCCACGGACCACGGCTCGGTGCTCTCCGCGGGCCTGCCGATGGCGGTGCCGATGCCCGGCCTGCCGGGTCACGTCCGCATCCATGAGGTCGGCGCGCGCGACGGCCTGCAGAACGAGAAGTCGACGGTAGCGACGGAGGTGAAGGCGCAGTTCGTGCACCGCCTCGCGGAGGCGGGGCTGACCACGATCGAGGTGACCAGCTTCGTGCACCCCACGTGGGTCCCGCAGTTGGCGGACGCGGCCGAGTTGATGCCGCGCCTCGCGGACCTGGCCGCCCGCCCCGAGCTGCGGCTCCCGGTCCTGGTGCCGAACGGGCGGGGGCTGGAGCGCGCGCTGGAGCTCGGGGTCCGGGAGATCGCGGTGTTCGGCAGCTCCACCGAGTCCTTCGCCCGGGCGAACCTGAACCGCACGGTGGCGGAGTCGCTGGCGATGTTCGAGCCGGTGGTGGCCAGGGCCCGCGACGAGGGCCTGCGGGTGCGCGGCTACCTGTCGATGTGCTTCGGCGACCCCTGGGAGGGCCCGGTCCCGGTCGCCCGAGCGGCGAGGGCGGCCCGCCGGCTGTACGAACTGGGCTGCACCGAGGTGAGCCTCGGCGACACCATCGGCGTGGCGACACCCGGCCACGTGGTGGCGCTGCTGGACGAGCTGACCGCCGGCGGGGTCCCGATCGGGCATCTCGCGGTGCACTTCCACGACACCTACGGCCAGGCCCTGGCGAACACGCTGGCCGCGCTCCAGCGGGGCGTGGGCGTCGTCGACGCCTCGGCTGGCGGCCTGGGCGGCTGCCCGTACGCCAAGAGCGCCACCGGAAACCTCGCCACCGAAGACCTGGTCTGGATGCTGCACGGACTGGGCATCGAGACCGGCGTCGATCTCGACCGCCTCAGCGCCACAAGCGCCTGGATGGCGGAGCAGTTGGGACGGCCCAGCCCGTCCCGGACCGTCCGCGCCCTCACCCACCGGGAGCCGTAG